A region from the Bacteroidota bacterium genome encodes:
- a CDS encoding DUF3108 domain-containing protein: MKIRLVRTALFLFFASILLPGAQAQQLRTHPNNAWDTGEFLRYRVYYNSMLTGNVTAGEATIEVKPTSRRFFGREVWHIEAHGRSRGAFNWFFKVRNRYESFVDKQAVIPYLFIRRTREGSYVKDDDVYFYPQQRLAVSKTARKPIPENVHDFVSALYFMRTLSLSDFDAQGNYFIDFFLDDSVYNSKVVFVGREEITTSLGTFRCLKIAPMMATGNVFADAYPMFVWVTDDENHLPLLAESKVIVGSVKMELVEARNLKNPMKARLRM; the protein is encoded by the coding sequence ATGAAAATCAGGCTGGTGCGCACTGCGCTTTTCCTGTTCTTTGCGAGCATCCTGCTGCCCGGGGCACAGGCCCAGCAGTTGCGCACCCACCCCAACAATGCCTGGGACACAGGCGAGTTTCTCCGATACCGGGTATATTACAACTCCATGCTCACCGGCAACGTCACAGCGGGTGAGGCCACCATCGAAGTCAAGCCCACCTCCAGGAGGTTTTTTGGCCGCGAGGTGTGGCATATCGAAGCCCACGGGCGCAGCAGGGGAGCCTTCAACTGGTTTTTTAAGGTGCGCAACCGCTACGAAAGCTTTGTGGACAAGCAGGCGGTCATCCCCTACCTCTTTATCCGCCGCACCCGCGAAGGCAGCTATGTCAAAGACGACGACGTCTATTTTTACCCCCAGCAGCGCCTGGCTGTGAGCAAAACTGCCCGTAAACCCATACCCGAAAACGTGCACGACTTCGTGTCGGCACTCTACTTCATGCGCACCCTCAGCCTGAGCGACTTCGACGCACAGGGCAACTATTTCATCGACTTTTTTCTCGACGACTCAGTCTATAACAGCAAGGTGGTCTTTGTGGGCCGGGAAGAAATCACCACCAGCCTGGGCACTTTCCGCTGCCTCAAGATAGCCCCCATGATGGCCACAGGCAATGTGTTTGCCGATGCCTACCCCATGTTTGTGTGGGTGACCGACGACGAAAACCACCTTCCCCTGCTCGCCGAATCGAAAGTGATTGTGGGCAGCGTCAAAATGGAACTCGTCGAAGCCCGCAACCTCAAAAACCCCATGAAAGCCCGCCTCCGGATGTGA
- a CDS encoding phosphoglycerate kinase, giving the protein MKNIDQYNLSGKRVIVRVDFNVPLNEKFEVTDDTRIRAAVPTIKKILSVGGSVILMSHLGRPKDGPTDKYSLRHVIPTLEKHLGLKVKFAPDCIGQEARELAENLKPGEVLLLENLRFYKEEEKGDENFAKKLALLADVYVNDAFGTAHRAHASTAIIARFFPGASLFGYLMQDEVASLEKVTVNPERPFTAVLGGAKVSGKIEIINNLLDKVDNLIIGGGMMFTFIKAMGGQVGNSLVEDDLMETALKAVEKAKELGINLLIPVDAIAADKFDNEAQQKIVPSNQIPDGWMGLDIGPETVKMFSEVILNSKTILWNGPMGVFEFPNFSAGTRDVAHAIVKATSSGAFSLVGGGDSVAAVNKYDLADKVSYVSTGGGAMLEYIEGKVLPGVKAIQEGI; this is encoded by the coding sequence ATGAAAAACATTGATCAGTACAACCTCTCAGGCAAACGCGTGATTGTGCGGGTTGACTTCAACGTTCCGCTGAACGAGAAATTCGAAGTGACCGACGACACCCGCATCCGTGCTGCCGTTCCCACCATTAAGAAAATTCTTTCCGTTGGCGGCTCAGTCATCCTGATGTCGCACCTGGGCAGGCCCAAAGACGGTCCAACCGACAAGTATTCGCTCCGGCATGTGATCCCTACCCTGGAGAAACACCTCGGCCTCAAGGTGAAGTTTGCTCCCGACTGCATTGGTCAGGAAGCCCGCGAGCTGGCCGAAAACCTCAAGCCGGGTGAAGTGCTGCTGCTCGAAAACCTGAGGTTTTACAAAGAAGAGGAAAAAGGCGACGAAAACTTTGCCAAAAAACTGGCCCTGCTGGCCGATGTGTATGTGAACGACGCTTTTGGCACCGCCCACCGCGCACATGCCTCCACAGCCATCATTGCCCGTTTCTTCCCCGGCGCCTCGCTCTTTGGCTACCTGATGCAGGACGAAGTGGCCAGCCTGGAAAAAGTTACCGTCAATCCCGAACGTCCCTTCACTGCTGTGCTGGGCGGCGCCAAAGTATCGGGAAAGATTGAAATCATCAACAACCTGCTCGACAAGGTGGACAACCTGATCATAGGCGGGGGCATGATGTTCACCTTCATCAAAGCTATGGGCGGACAGGTGGGCAACTCGCTGGTGGAAGACGATCTGATGGAAACCGCTCTTAAAGCCGTAGAAAAAGCCAAAGAGCTGGGCATCAACCTGCTCATCCCGGTAGATGCCATTGCTGCCGACAAATTCGACAACGAAGCCCAGCAAAAGATTGTCCCCTCGAACCAGATACCCGACGGATGGATGGGGCTGGACATCGGACCTGAAACCGTCAAGATGTTCAGCGAAGTGATCCTCAACTCAAAGACCATCCTCTGGAACGGCCCGATGGGTGTGTTTGAGTTTCCGAACTTTTCGGCAGGCACCCGCGACGTGGCCCATGCCATTGTGAAAGCCACCTCCAGCGGAGCTTTCTCGCTGGTTGGTGGTGGCGACTCTGTGGCTGCCGTGAACAAATACGACCTGGCCGACAAAGTAAGCTATGTATCCACCGGTGGAGGCGCCATGCTCGAATACATCGAAGGCAAAGTGCTGCCCGGTGTAAAGGCTATTCAGGAAGGCATCTGA
- a CDS encoding diacylglycerol kinase family lipid kinase, which yields MKETDKWLVVVNPKAGSGKCEKDWPTIHDLLVEAGFTFISVLTERPFHAIEITRNMVNDLGFSKIIAVGGDGTLNEVVNGIFQQTRYATHEITLGMITVGTGNDWGRMYKFPLKYEKAIRILRKGRTFLQDVGKVKYRHDTEDKSRYFINMAGMGYDALVAKKTNAMKAEGRGGTLVYLYNLLTGLFQYQNVQLSIVVDGSEVFNDKVFSMSIGICRYNGGGMMQLPNAIPDDGLFDITVIRKTTKWRVVKNIKNLYDGSFINLPEVDTFRGKTVSITSTPRHSIFLETDGESLGVSPLDFSIVPRAVRLIVRKKALKEFGSDQAANGNGNDDD from the coding sequence ATGAAAGAAACCGACAAATGGCTCGTGGTAGTCAACCCTAAGGCAGGGAGTGGAAAATGTGAAAAAGACTGGCCAACCATACACGACCTGCTCGTCGAAGCGGGATTCACGTTTATCTCGGTACTCACCGAGCGGCCTTTCCATGCCATAGAGATCACCCGCAACATGGTGAACGATCTGGGTTTCAGTAAGATCATTGCCGTGGGTGGCGATGGCACCCTCAACGAAGTGGTCAACGGCATTTTTCAGCAGACGCGCTACGCCACACATGAAATCACCCTTGGCATGATCACCGTGGGTACGGGCAACGACTGGGGGAGGATGTACAAATTCCCGCTCAAGTACGAAAAAGCCATCCGCATCCTGCGCAAAGGGCGCACCTTTCTTCAGGATGTGGGCAAGGTGAAATACCGTCACGACACCGAAGACAAGAGCCGGTACTTCATCAACATGGCCGGCATGGGCTACGATGCGCTGGTGGCCAAGAAAACCAACGCCATGAAAGCCGAAGGCAGGGGCGGCACCCTGGTTTACCTGTACAACCTGCTCACAGGCTTGTTTCAATATCAGAACGTTCAGTTGAGCATTGTGGTCGATGGGAGCGAGGTGTTCAACGACAAGGTTTTCAGCATGAGCATCGGCATCTGTCGCTACAACGGAGGCGGAATGATGCAGTTGCCTAACGCCATACCCGACGATGGCCTGTTCGATATCACCGTCATCCGTAAAACCACCAAATGGCGTGTGGTGAAAAACATCAAAAACCTCTACGATGGTTCATTCATCAACCTGCCTGAGGTGGACACCTTCCGGGGCAAAACGGTCAGCATCACTTCCACACCACGGCATTCCATTTTTCTTGAAACCGATGGTGAATCGCTCGGTGTTTCGCCCCTGGATTTCAGCATCGTACCAAGGGCAGTGCGGCTCATTGTCCGCAAAAAAGCCCTGAAAGAATTCGGCTCGGATCAGGCAGCCAACGGAAACGGCAACGATGACGATTGA
- a CDS encoding ATP-binding protein, translating into MVFVNRTEELDRLKSALTAEKPAFVVIYGRRRIGKSSLIRQALAPDDVYFMADQTERAHQIALLAREIGLRMNGFERLIYPDWQALFESLNARTRERFTLYLDEFPYLVKSSPELPAVLQKLLDGKTLRYNVVICGSSQQLMQGLVLEAASPLYGRADQILKLQPLSVYHLSEALGCSSHSAVEEYAVWGGIPRYWEVRLQSKSIREAIVHNVINAKGLLFEEPYRLLIDDMRDIVQASTLLSLIGNGVNRVSEIAARTNKPATSLSRPLDKLIELGYIRREIPFGEPPRSSKKGIYKIADPFMDFYFRFVVPNRTLIELGRSRLVLQEVENSLSSYVSGHWEELCRRAVSGQTLMGRQFRAASRWWGNVARNQQIEIDLLAESTDGKYLLAGEAKWSDNHNTEQLISQLLAKTQKLPFAKDKQILPVLFLKNHPHPSENIILPDQLLQLMK; encoded by the coding sequence ATGGTTTTCGTAAACCGAACAGAGGAGCTCGACAGGTTAAAGTCCGCGTTGACGGCCGAAAAACCTGCATTTGTTGTCATCTACGGTCGCAGGCGCATTGGCAAATCGTCCCTGATCAGGCAGGCGCTTGCGCCGGACGATGTATATTTTATGGCCGACCAGACCGAGCGTGCACACCAGATCGCCTTATTGGCTCGAGAGATCGGCCTCAGAATGAATGGCTTTGAGCGGCTGATTTATCCTGACTGGCAAGCCTTGTTCGAGTCCCTCAACGCACGCACCCGCGAGCGGTTTACCTTGTACCTCGATGAGTTTCCTTATCTGGTCAAAAGTTCTCCCGAACTGCCGGCTGTGCTTCAAAAGCTTTTGGATGGCAAAACCCTCAGGTACAACGTCGTTATTTGCGGTTCGTCGCAGCAGTTGATGCAGGGTTTGGTGCTTGAGGCTGCATCACCCCTCTATGGCCGGGCAGACCAGATACTAAAGCTCCAGCCGCTAAGTGTATATCATCTGTCGGAGGCGCTGGGCTGTTCTTCGCATTCCGCTGTGGAAGAATATGCAGTCTGGGGTGGTATTCCCCGCTACTGGGAGGTCCGGCTGCAAAGCAAATCGATTCGGGAGGCCATTGTGCACAATGTGATCAATGCCAAAGGCTTGCTCTTTGAAGAGCCATATCGCCTGCTCATCGACGATATGCGCGATATTGTGCAGGCGTCCACCCTGCTTTCGCTGATTGGCAATGGCGTCAACCGGGTTTCTGAAATAGCTGCCCGGACCAACAAACCTGCAACCAGCCTGTCGCGACCCCTGGATAAGTTGATCGAGCTGGGCTATATCCGGCGTGAGATACCTTTTGGCGAGCCTCCCCGGAGCAGTAAAAAGGGCATCTACAAAATTGCAGACCCCTTTATGGATTTTTATTTCAGGTTTGTGGTGCCCAACCGTACCCTTATCGAGCTGGGAAGAAGCCGGCTGGTGCTGCAGGAAGTCGAAAATAGCCTGAGCAGCTACGTTTCAGGACATTGGGAGGAGTTGTGCCGCAGGGCAGTCAGCGGACAAACCCTCATGGGCAGGCAATTCCGTGCAGCATCCCGCTGGTGGGGCAATGTAGCGCGAAACCAGCAAATAGAAATCGACCTGCTGGCCGAATCAACCGACGGCAAATATTTACTGGCCGGCGAAGCCAAATGGTCGGACAACCACAATACCGAACAGCTTATCAGTCAGCTGCTTGCAAAGACACAAAAGCTGCCGTTTGCAAAGGATAAACAAATCCTTCCCGTTTTATTCCTAAAAAACCATCCCCATCCCTCCGAAAACATCATCCTGCCCGACCAGCTCCTTCAACTGATGAAATAA
- a CDS encoding leucine--tRNA ligase → MEYNFKEVEKKWQQYWREHQVYKVDIDHSKPKYYVLDMFPYPSGAGLHVGHPLGYIASDIYSRYKRLRGYNVLHPMGYDAFGLPAEQYAIQTGTHPAVTTEININRYREQLDKIGFSFDWSREVRTSDPKYYKWTQWTFIQLFHHWYNNDTQKAEPIPRLVSIFEKEGNAGVHAACGEVEVFTATQWNQMTEVEQQQVLMQYRLAYLDNTMVNWCPALGTVLANDEVSEGLSVRGGHPVERKTMKQWLLRITAYADRLLEGLDHIEWSDSLKEIQRNWIGKSTGGAIRFALEGHSLDIEVFTTRPDTIFGATFMVLAPEHPLVARITTPEQQAEVEAYVQRTKNRSERERMAEVKKVSGAFTGAYAINPFNQARIPVWIADYVLMGYGTGAIMAVPAHDSRDFAFARHFNLPIIQVISRPGEQPSDPATWNESYDSKEGIAINSGFINGLEVKDAIEAVVAEAGKRGIGTRQTNYRLRDAIFSRQRYWGEPFPVYYKDGMPYTLPEDQLPLELPPVDAYLPTESGEPPLARAKNWHTPEGYPLETNTMPGFAGSSGYYLRYMDPHNNERYFSDEAIRYWQNVDLYIGGAEHATGHLIYARFWNMFLYDLGMTVHPEPFKKLINQGMIQGRSNFVYRIAGTNTFVSANLRHQYEVQALHVDVNLVHNDQLDLEAFRNWQPQFADAEFILENGKYICGWEVEKMSKSKYNVQNPDDLIEKYGADTLRLYEMFLGPLEQSKPWDTQGIEGVFRFIRKLWRLFHDENNKPDISEAPATEDELRVLHRTIKKVEDDIERFSFNTAVSAFMICVNELTELHCRKRQILQPLTILISAYAPHIAEELWQILGHTQSVVMQQWPQYKEEYLSENTFTYPVSFNGKTRFKLTLPADMSQHDIEKAALEAPETARYTEGKPVRKVIVVPKRIINIVV, encoded by the coding sequence ATGGAGTACAATTTCAAGGAAGTAGAAAAGAAATGGCAGCAATACTGGCGCGAACACCAGGTGTATAAGGTGGACATCGACCACAGCAAACCCAAGTACTATGTGCTCGACATGTTTCCTTATCCCTCAGGCGCCGGACTGCATGTGGGGCATCCGCTCGGCTATATCGCCTCCGACATTTATTCCCGTTACAAACGCCTCAGGGGCTACAATGTGCTCCATCCCATGGGATACGACGCCTTTGGCCTTCCTGCCGAACAATACGCCATCCAAACCGGCACCCATCCGGCTGTAACCACCGAAATCAACATCAACCGCTATCGCGAACAGCTCGACAAAATCGGCTTCTCGTTCGACTGGAGCCGCGAGGTGCGCACCAGCGACCCTAAATACTACAAATGGACTCAGTGGACCTTTATCCAGCTCTTTCACCACTGGTACAACAACGACACCCAAAAAGCCGAACCCATCCCGCGCCTGGTCAGCATCTTCGAAAAGGAGGGCAATGCCGGCGTGCATGCTGCCTGTGGTGAGGTGGAGGTGTTTACGGCCACGCAGTGGAACCAGATGACCGAAGTGGAGCAGCAGCAGGTGCTCATGCAGTATCGCCTGGCCTACCTCGACAATACCATGGTCAACTGGTGTCCGGCCCTGGGCACGGTGCTGGCCAACGACGAGGTGAGCGAAGGCCTTTCGGTGCGCGGCGGCCATCCGGTGGAACGCAAGACGATGAAGCAATGGCTGCTGCGCATCACCGCCTATGCCGACCGCCTGCTCGAAGGCCTCGACCACATCGAGTGGAGCGATTCGCTCAAGGAAATCCAGCGCAACTGGATCGGAAAGTCCACCGGTGGCGCCATCCGTTTTGCCCTCGAAGGGCACAGCCTTGATATTGAAGTATTTACTACGCGACCTGATACCATCTTTGGCGCCACCTTTATGGTGCTGGCGCCCGAGCATCCGCTGGTGGCCCGGATCACCACGCCGGAGCAGCAGGCCGAGGTGGAGGCCTATGTGCAGCGCACCAAAAACCGCTCCGAGCGCGAGCGCATGGCCGAAGTGAAAAAGGTGAGCGGAGCCTTCACGGGTGCCTATGCCATCAACCCCTTCAACCAGGCCCGCATCCCGGTCTGGATTGCCGACTATGTGCTCATGGGCTATGGCACCGGCGCCATCATGGCTGTGCCGGCCCACGACAGCCGCGACTTTGCCTTTGCCCGCCACTTCAACCTGCCCATCATCCAGGTGATCAGCCGGCCAGGCGAACAACCCTCCGACCCGGCCACCTGGAACGAAAGCTACGACTCGAAAGAAGGCATCGCCATCAACTCGGGCTTCATCAACGGGCTGGAAGTGAAAGACGCCATCGAAGCCGTGGTGGCCGAAGCCGGGAAACGTGGCATCGGCACCCGCCAGACCAACTACCGCCTGCGCGATGCCATCTTCAGCCGCCAACGCTATTGGGGCGAACCTTTCCCTGTGTATTACAAAGACGGCATGCCCTACACCCTGCCCGAAGATCAGCTCCCCCTCGAACTGCCACCCGTGGATGCCTACCTGCCCACCGAATCGGGCGAACCTCCCCTGGCAAGGGCCAAAAACTGGCACACCCCCGAGGGTTATCCCCTCGAAACCAATACCATGCCCGGCTTTGCCGGCTCAAGCGGATACTACCTCCGCTACATGGACCCCCACAACAACGAACGCTATTTTTCCGACGAAGCCATCAGATACTGGCAAAATGTGGACCTCTACATCGGCGGAGCCGAACATGCCACCGGCCACCTCATCTACGCAAGGTTCTGGAACATGTTTCTCTACGACCTTGGCATGACCGTGCATCCCGAGCCGTTCAAAAAACTCATCAACCAGGGCATGATACAGGGCCGGTCGAACTTCGTCTATCGCATCGCCGGCACCAACACCTTTGTCAGCGCCAATCTCCGCCACCAATACGAGGTGCAGGCCCTGCATGTGGACGTCAACCTGGTGCACAACGACCAGCTCGACCTCGAAGCCTTCCGCAACTGGCAACCCCAGTTTGCCGACGCGGAATTCATCCTCGAAAACGGAAAATACATCTGCGGCTGGGAAGTCGAGAAGATGTCCAAGTCGAAATACAACGTCCAGAACCCCGACGACCTCATCGAAAAATACGGTGCCGACACCCTGCGCCTGTATGAGATGTTTCTTGGCCCGCTCGAACAATCCAAACCCTGGGACACCCAGGGCATCGAGGGCGTGTTTAGGTTCATCCGTAAGCTCTGGCGGTTGTTTCACGACGAAAACAACAAACCCGACATCTCCGAAGCGCCAGCCACCGAAGATGAGCTCCGGGTATTGCACCGCACCATTAAAAAGGTGGAAGACGACATCGAGCGTTTCTCGTTCAACACTGCCGTGTCGGCCTTTATGATCTGTGTGAACGAACTCACCGAGCTGCACTGCCGCAAACGCCAGATCCTGCAGCCCCTCACCATCCTGATTTCGGCCTACGCCCCGCATATTGCCGAAGAACTCTGGCAGATACTGGGCCACACCCAAAGCGTGGTGATGCAGCAATGGCCGCAATACAAGGAAGAATACCTCAGCGAAAACACTTTTACCTATCCGGTATCGTTTAATGGTAAGACACGTTTCAAACTGACCCTGCCCGCCGACATGAGCCAGCACGACATTGAAAAAGCTGCCCTGGAGGCCCCCGAAACTGCCCGCTATACCGAAGGCAAACCGGTGCGCAAGGTGATCGTGGTACCAAAACGGATTATCAACATTGTTGTGTGA
- a CDS encoding M15 family metallopeptidase: MRFSFVLIYVLLFLSAMVQAQRASNPHNLPLVSTPEAYLAELQQSDDNLMLNLEALIPGLRLDIRYATTDNFTRTQVYPYPAAWLRKPAALALARVQQALDSLGLALVVYDAYRPYAATLKFYDIYPDPRFVADPAKGSRHNRGAAVDVGLIRKADGSLLPMPTEYDHFGPEAFPTNNNLPEHIIANRDLLIRIMQRYGFEVLSSEWWHFDFVGWQRFSLLDLSFAQLRKASKKAGSTSYPKKELSH; this comes from the coding sequence ATGCGGTTCAGCTTTGTACTGATTTACGTGCTTCTTTTTCTTTCCGCGATGGTACAGGCGCAGCGTGCTTCCAATCCGCACAACCTGCCCCTGGTCAGTACTCCGGAAGCTTATCTGGCCGAGTTGCAGCAAAGCGACGACAACCTCATGCTCAACCTCGAAGCCCTCATTCCCGGCCTGCGGCTCGACATCCGCTACGCCACCACCGACAACTTCACCCGCACCCAGGTCTATCCCTATCCGGCTGCATGGCTGCGCAAGCCTGCCGCGCTGGCCCTGGCCCGGGTGCAGCAGGCCCTCGACAGCCTCGGCCTGGCCCTTGTGGTGTACGATGCCTACCGGCCCTATGCCGCTACCCTAAAGTTTTATGACATCTATCCCGACCCCCGTTTTGTGGCCGACCCGGCCAAAGGCTCACGCCACAACCGCGGCGCAGCTGTGGATGTCGGGCTGATCCGCAAAGCCGACGGCAGCCTCCTGCCCATGCCCACTGAATACGACCACTTCGGTCCGGAAGCCTTCCCCACCAACAACAACCTGCCCGAACATATCATTGCCAACCGCGACCTGCTCATCCGTATCATGCAACGCTATGGCTTCGAGGTGCTCAGCAGCGAGTGGTGGCACTTCGACTTCGTGGGCTGGCAGCGCTTCAGCCTCCTCGACCTGAGCTTTGCCCAGCTCCGAAAAGCCTCAAAAAAGGCAGGCAGCACCAGCTATCCCAAAAAAGAACTATCACACTGA
- a CDS encoding glycosyltransferase family 39 protein, translating into MLKSQSFQCRSLTNILTVFLLLVWVAVVYRSSVNSFPSHVHAWTQSDRYALTIGYLENGFGLFRPSTPNLWPKYPPEQMPAQLQGITKADLPLTEYLAAQLMKVSGMRQPFFHRGLNLALMLTGLMMLFALMRNMGATLTMAWLGVAFAMLSPVAAYYLDGFIPGIPALAMVMAAYYFLHRYAQSPDLKSYFIAIGLVTLAALIRPPMLMALPGMVLAALWIDGKTRPGKILLPPLLSLLAMAGLYVHNQHLAHTYGSLFISQLMPAESPAMLLTLAKQSLAQWKLEYFSYVQYLLLVFALLMLLIFRHRLQTVQAGIILLAALSHLLAALAYFVAMAKQFPDHDYYFLESFYLPLLMLLSVGLSLPQADKPLRKLSFGVVYVLAFWLMADAALASREKRYTSHPWDQTETTRKLFEGSAAWLDQLGIPRNARMLVPDSYTTNVPLLLMERKGFTVINTTRENLEASLRLPFDYVVVANRSLPADLLRNLPGLTSQLIPVANNGRLGLYRYDSLSGEKQLRDLVMPDQSTLWPVNDSRIVLTPETEFAELVSAPYPAAALSRALLFEAAATADMIPVKNLHLVVDISQGEKQLFYDSFRLDPFFENTDGEAIVRTFVNLPGLAEAGTRLKCYLWNAGANRLIINNPTVEILSYDNLKNHSQ; encoded by the coding sequence ATGCTGAAAAGCCAGAGCTTTCAGTGCCGAAGCTTGACAAACATCCTTACTGTATTTCTTTTGCTGGTGTGGGTGGCTGTGGTTTACCGTTCGTCGGTCAACAGCTTTCCTTCGCATGTGCATGCCTGGACGCAAAGCGACCGCTATGCCCTCACCATCGGGTATCTGGAGAATGGCTTTGGGCTGTTCAGGCCATCCACGCCCAACCTCTGGCCCAAATATCCTCCGGAGCAGATGCCCGCACAACTGCAAGGCATCACCAAGGCCGACCTTCCCCTCACCGAATACCTTGCAGCGCAGCTGATGAAAGTGAGCGGGATGCGGCAACCCTTTTTTCACCGCGGTCTGAACCTGGCCCTGATGCTCACCGGCCTGATGATGCTTTTTGCCCTGATGCGTAACATGGGGGCTACGCTGACCATGGCCTGGCTGGGTGTGGCCTTTGCGATGCTTTCGCCGGTGGCAGCCTATTACCTCGATGGGTTCATCCCAGGCATTCCGGCCCTTGCAATGGTCATGGCAGCCTATTATTTTTTGCACAGGTATGCACAAAGCCCTGACCTAAAATCCTATTTCATTGCAATAGGTCTTGTCACCCTGGCTGCACTCATCCGTCCGCCTATGCTGATGGCCCTGCCGGGAATGGTGCTGGCTGCGCTGTGGATAGACGGAAAGACCCGCCCGGGCAAAATACTGCTGCCCCCGCTTTTGTCGCTGCTGGCCATGGCCGGATTGTATGTGCACAACCAGCACCTTGCACACACTTACGGCTCGCTGTTCATTTCGCAGCTCATGCCTGCCGAAAGTCCGGCCATGCTGCTGACGCTGGCCAAACAGAGCCTGGCGCAATGGAAGCTGGAATATTTCAGTTACGTGCAATACCTGCTGCTGGTGTTTGCGCTGCTTATGCTTCTCATTTTCAGGCATCGGCTGCAAACTGTTCAGGCAGGCATAATCCTGCTGGCCGCCCTGTCGCATCTGCTGGCGGCCCTGGCCTATTTTGTGGCCATGGCAAAGCAGTTTCCTGACCACGACTACTATTTTCTCGAAAGCTTTTACCTGCCACTGCTGATGCTGCTTTCCGTGGGTTTGTCGCTTCCGCAGGCCGACAAACCGCTGCGCAAACTGAGCTTTGGTGTGGTGTATGTGCTTGCCTTCTGGCTCATGGCCGATGCTGCACTTGCCAGCCGCGAAAAACGATACACCTCACACCCCTGGGACCAGACCGAGACCACCCGGAAACTCTTTGAAGGCAGCGCTGCCTGGCTCGACCAGCTGGGCATTCCGCGCAACGCACGCATGCTGGTGCCCGACAGCTACACCACCAATGTGCCCTTGCTGCTCATGGAACGCAAAGGCTTCACCGTGATCAACACCACGCGCGAAAATCTCGAGGCAAGCCTCCGGCTTCCGTTCGATTATGTGGTTGTGGCCAACCGCAGCCTCCCGGCCGACCTGCTCCGCAACCTGCCCGGGCTGACTTCACAACTGATTCCGGTGGCCAACAACGGACGTCTCGGCCTTTACAGATACGACAGCCTTTCGGGAGAAAAACAACTGCGCGACCTGGTGATGCCTGACCAAAGCACCCTGTGGCCCGTGAACGACAGTCGGATCGTTCTGACTCCGGAAACCGAATTTGCAGAACTTGTGTCGGCACCCTACCCTGCTGCTGCGCTTAGCCGTGCCTTGCTATTCGAAGCTGCAGCCACCGCCGACATGATTCCGGTAAAAAACCTGCATCTGGTGGTGGACATCAGCCAGGGTGAAAAGCAATTGTTCTACGACAGTTTCAGGCTCGATCCCTTCTTTGAAAATACTGATGGCGAAGCAATTGTACGCACCTTTGTAAACTTGCCCGGGCTTGCCGAAGCCGGAACCAGGCTGAAGTGTTATCTTTGGAATGCCGGAGCAAATCGATTGATAATCAATAATCCAACTGTAGAAATACTAAGTTACGATAACCTTAAAAATCATTCACAATGA